AGTGGGCCGGTTACCCGCTGAAGGCGCCGCCGCCCTGCGCGGGGACGGGCCGGGGCGGGACGCTGCGCGGCGTGGCGCTCACCGGCGGGGCGGACAACCGGATGGGGGGTGACGGGTTCGAGGGTTGATGAGAGGCGCGGGGAGGAGACTCGGGCGAGGGCGAAAGGGAGCCGCCAGACGAATCTGCCGAACGAAGCGGGGCCGGCTCCCCCTGAGAGGAGCCGGCCCATGCCTCGTATCGTACTTCCGTACTTCTCGTACTTTCGTACTTCCCTGGCCGTCAGGCCGCCACCAGCTCCGCGCTGAGCGAATCGATCTCCTCCTGCACCCTGGCCAGCATCTCGAACTTGTGCGGGCGGTGCATGAAGGCGCTCTTGAAGCCCATCACGCTGATGTCCACCAGCTCGTCCCAGGTGAAGCCCAGGTACTGGTGCGCGCGCCAGTATTCCTCGGTGACCGTGGTGGCGCTCATCAGCCGGTTGTCGGTGTTCAGCGACAGGACCAGGCCGTAGTCGTAGTACTGCCGCAGCGGGTGCGACTCGAAGGTGTCGACCGCCTTCGTCTGCACGTTGCTGGTCAGGCAGATCTCGATGGGGATGCGGAAGTCGTTCATGAAACGCATCAGGTCCGGGTCCTCGAAGAGGCGCGTCCCGTGGCCGATGCGGTTGGCGCGGCAGTAGTGCAGCGCCTGGTGGATGCTCTCGGCCCCGTACGCCTCGCCGGCGTGGATGGTGGCCGCCATGTTCTTGTTGATGACGGTGTAGAACGCGTCCTTGTGCTTTTTGGCCGGGTAGTTGTACTCCGCGCCCGCCAGGTCGAACGCCACCACGCCGCGGTCCTTGTACGCCACCGTGAGGTCCGCCAGGTCGCGCGAGGTAGCCGGCTCCATGTTGCGGATGCCGCAGATGATGATGGCCGTCTTGATGCCGAAGTCCTGCTCCGCCCGCGC
This genomic stretch from Longimicrobium sp. harbors:
- the add gene encoding adenosine deaminase, with product MAIEVTRDLLHRLPKAELHVHLDGSLRPETMLELAAEYGKPMPADDAESLRNYMHVQDARNLVEYLERFSITLSVMQTADALERIAYELAEDLAAENVRYAEIRYSPILNAQGGLPLTETVDAPLRGLARAEQDFGIKTAIIICGIRNMEPATSRDLADLTVAYKDRGVVAFDLAGAEYNYPAKKHKDAFYTVINKNMAATIHAGEAYGAESIHQALHYCRANRIGHGTRLFEDPDLMRFMNDFRIPIEICLTSNVQTKAVDTFESHPLRQYYDYGLVLSLNTDNRLMSATTVTEEYWRAHQYLGFTWDELVDISVMGFKSAFMHRPHKFEMLARVQEEIDSLSAELVAA